A segment of the Methanocella sp. genome:
GTGGAACTCGACCTCCTTGGATAACCGGCACGTCGACGTCACCTCCAGCCCTTCGCCTTCGAGCATCGACTGGAGCGCCGGCAGCGTGAACGCCCGGTTATGCGACGGGTCCCGTATCTTCTCAAAAGCGTTATAGTGCTCTTCCGCCTGCGCATCGCCGATGACAATGTTGTCGTCGAGGCCGAATACGCCTCCCGGCTTTAGCACCCGCGCTGTTTCCCTCACTGCGGCTTGGGCATCGCTGAAGTGGTGCAGCGCGATCCTGCACGTCACCATGTCAAAAGACGCATCCCGGAACGGGAGTGACTCGACATCCGCCATGCACGCATCAAAATTTTTTATGCCGCGGGAACTCGCAAGCTCAGAAGCTTTTTGCAGCATTTCTCTAGTGATGTCGGCTGCGACGATGCGCTCGACATGGGGAGCGATCGCCAGGGCCGTATGCCCCGCTCCCGTGGCGATGTCCAGCGCACGCCATTCCTTTCGAGGCCCCGCCAGGCCGACGAGAAGCGACAGGCTTTCTCCCTTCGCGTGGACTTCGCTTTTCGCGTACGCGTCAGCCGAAACCCCGAACTGCTCCCTCACCTTTTCTTTTTGATCCACCGGCATATCGATCCCTTCACGAATGCATGACTTTGTTGATCACCGCTATCAGCCATATCGCGTATGACCTCATAGCTTATTGTTTTAGCAGGTCAAAGGCCCATCGACTGACACCCGGCGCCACATTGCCACAGCGGCGGCATCCCTCGATGCTTAAGCCCATGCTGCCATATCTTTCGATGAGACCCTGGATCTGGTGCTTTTTCTTAAAGGCGTAAAAGTGGACCATGCCACCGGTACGGACCATTGGCGCGATGATATCCAGAGCCTCATCCATCCCGTACGGCGCTGGCACGACCGCCCGATCGAATGTCGCTTTTAATAGATACGGCATATCAAGGGCGTCCGCATTCAAGATATCGATATTGCCATCGACACGATTCAGGCTCGCGTTTGTATTTAACCACTTGCATGCCTCGGCGCTTTTTTCAATGGCGAGCACATGGCATCCCTTCGCCGCCAGCGGTATGGCAAAAGGCCCGGACCCGGCGAACGGCAGGAGCACGTTTTCTCCGCTCAGGGCCATGGCAGCCACACGGTGCCGCTCGTATTTTAAGCCGGGGTTAAAAAAGACCCTGGAAATGTCGAACCTGTACGAAAAGCCATATTCCTTATACGTCGCCACGGTGTCCTTGCCTCTAAGAACCTCGTATCGGGGTACACGCCGGTCGCTTTCCGTCTTCGACAGCTTATAAAGGACAGTCCTTATGTTCTTACGTTTTGCCAGGATGGCGTCCGCAACTTCCGCCTTATACGCCTCCATCCCGGGCAGGAGCGAGATGACGGCGACGTCGCCGATCAACTCGTAATGGCCCGGGAGGCTCAACGTGTCCCCGGGTATGACGCTGGCCAGGTCCTCTTTCAGGCTCATATACCGGGATACGCGTCGCTGGCCCATATATGTTTTATTGTACCCGCGTCTTTAGAACATTCTTCGATACTTTAATACAGCCTGCATGGATCATGTGCTCTTTAGCGGGAACACGATCTGTGTCCGTAGCTTCTCCGGCGGCGTATCCATCGGGCTGTTGAAGTATATCTCATAGGCTACGCCCGTGGGGACCTGCTTCTTTTCCTCGACGAGTTTCGTAAGTGCCTCGTAGGCCTCCTTCATGCCATCGCCATAAGGTCCCGTATAGATACAGGTGGCCACTTTTCCCGCGGGAATATCGCCGGGCTTTACGTTGCCCCTGGCCTGCAGCTTCTTCGTGACCGGGAACCCGACCTCGATGTCCAGGTCCTGCATGTCCATATTGTAATACGCAACGAACGGCGGCCCAATGGGCTGCTGTCCCTGTTCGCCGATGGCCATGGCCACGTCGCCGAACGCCTTGCCCAGCACGTTCGGTAATTCCGTCACCGAAGTCCGCATGCGAATGGACATCATGGTCTGCGCAGGTTGATCTTTAATCTCGCATTTCGTGAACATTTGATTATCCTCCCTATTTATCCAATAATAAGCGCTTGTACATTTGTTAATATGAATTTAAGCCAATAGTTTTCTGAAAGTATTTTATAGCACCTATTATGCAATAAATAAGCAGGCTTTTGG
Coding sequences within it:
- a CDS encoding class I SAM-dependent methyltransferase, whose translation is MPVDQKEKVREQFGVSADAYAKSEVHAKGESLSLLVGLAGPRKEWRALDIATGAGHTALAIAPHVERIVAADITREMLQKASELASSRGIKNFDACMADVESLPFRDASFDMVTCRIALHHFSDAQAAVRETARVLKPGGVFGLDDNIVIGDAQAEEHYNAFEKIRDPSHNRAFTLPALQSMLEGEGLEVTSTCRLSKEVEFHDWADRQHVSGPDKERLMDMLHDLPPALRTMLEPRFSGNTAHFSLWEAVIVGKK
- a CDS encoding class I SAM-dependent methyltransferase family protein yields the protein MSLKEDLASVIPGDTLSLPGHYELIGDVAVISLLPGMEAYKAEVADAILAKRKNIRTVLYKLSKTESDRRVPRYEVLRGKDTVATYKEYGFSYRFDISRVFFNPGLKYERHRVAAMALSGENVLLPFAGSGPFAIPLAAKGCHVLAIEKSAEACKWLNTNASLNRVDGNIDILNADALDMPYLLKATFDRAVVPAPYGMDEALDIIAPMVRTGGMVHFYAFKKKHQIQGLIERYGSMGLSIEGCRRCGNVAPGVSRWAFDLLKQ
- a CDS encoding GyrI-like domain-containing protein, which produces MFTKCEIKDQPAQTMMSIRMRTSVTELPNVLGKAFGDVAMAIGEQGQQPIGPPFVAYYNMDMQDLDIEVGFPVTKKLQARGNVKPGDIPAGKVATCIYTGPYGDGMKEAYEALTKLVEEKKQVPTGVAYEIYFNSPMDTPPEKLRTQIVFPLKST